A single genomic interval of Helianthus annuus cultivar XRQ/B chromosome 13, HanXRQr2.0-SUNRISE, whole genome shotgun sequence harbors:
- the LOC110922180 gene encoding uncharacterized protein LOC110922180, whose translation MSSHTIHPAVTVNNIKNSIPLVLDQQTNHYNTWAELFKNHCKAYEVYDHLQPRKTNTDSSTSSDKQTAPTPPKPTYSESWERIDAIVLQWIYDTITQDLLHTIMKNDTTAYTAWTTLRNIFLDNQESRTIDLQNKFANTRLDQFPNMSAYCQAMKLMFDQLTSLGSTLTEKQLVMQILTGLNDQYENIALILQQTAPLPDFYNTRSRLCQVEERKTAQAKISAQAAGTALTATPDTSNRATTENRDRTRTESDCYRGRGRGRGRGRGRNSFGLGRGQQSYSNFYGPPANYQSSMWPYMPWAGPPPNGSPWPAWNNPPPCPYPNNPAPPHATSSAASAQGILGPKPASSNVAAQSYTTGYSPTDIAQALYNLALHNNESSWTMDTGASGSPDQETYPAVQ comes from the exons ATGTCTTCTCATACCATACATCCAGCCGTCACTGTCAACAACATCAAGAACTCCATCCCCTTGGTTCTTGATCAACAAACAAACCACTACAATACCTGGGCTGAACTCTTCAAAAACCATTGCAAAGCGTATGAAGTTTATGATCACCTTCAACCACGAAAAACCAACACCGACTCCTCCACCTCCTCCGACAAACAAACCGCCCCCACACCACCGAAACCCACTTACTCCGAGTCATGGGAACGTATCGACGCCATTGTTTTACAATGGATATACGACACCATAACTCAGGACCTCTTACACACCATCATGAAAAACGACACCACCGCTTATACCGCATGGACTACCCTCCGTAACATCTTCCTTGACAACCAAGAATCCCGCACCATCGACCTCCAAAACAAATTTGCCAACACCCGCCTTGACCAATTTCCCAACATGTCAGCCTATTGCCAAGCCATGAAACTCATGTTCGACCAACTCACTAGTCTTGGCTCTACCCTAACCGAAAAACAACTTGTCATGCAAATCCTGACCGGCCTAAACGATCAATACGAAAACATCGCCCTCATCCTACAACAAACCGCCCCCTTACCAGATTTTTACAACACCCGTTCTCGCCTTTGCCAAGTTGAGGAACGTAAAACGGCTCAAGCCAAGATATCGGCACAGGCTGCGGGTACCGCATTAACCGCCACACCTGACACCTCCAATCGCGCCACCACAGAAAATCGTGATCGTACTAGGACCGAGTCGGATTGCTACCGTGGACGGGGTCGTGGTCGCGGACGCGGCAGAGGCCGCAACAGCTTTGGTCTAGGGCGTGGTCAACAATCCTATTCCAACTTCTATGGGCCACCTGCCAATTATCAGTCATCCATGTGGCCATACATGCCTTGGGCCGGCCCACCTCCTAATGGATCTCCCTGGCCCGCTTGGAATAACCCCCCACCATGCCCATACCCCAACAACCCAGCCCCACCTCATGCGACCTCCTCCGCAGCTTCGGCCCAGGGTATCTTGGGCCCAAAACCAGCTTCTTCTAATGTCGCGGCCCAGTCATACACCACTGGTTACAGCCCAACGGACATAGCTCAGGCCCTCTACAACTTGGCACTACATAACAACGAATCGTCTTGGACCATGGATACGGGCGCCTCAG GATCTCCAGACCAAGAAACCTATCCTGCGGTGCAATAG